The Ooceraea biroi isolate clonal line C1 chromosome 1, Obir_v5.4, whole genome shotgun sequence genome has a window encoding:
- the LOC105286792 gene encoding LOW QUALITY PROTEIN: probable multidrug resistance-associated protein lethal(2)03659 (The sequence of the model RefSeq protein was modified relative to this genomic sequence to represent the inferred CDS: inserted 1 base in 1 codon): MFNNQRKYPENPRQNANVISLLTYWWTRHIFRTGYRKELEETDIYATLIQDRTSYLGESIRKTWEKEIKSCTKRNNRSKPLLKVLLRCFGKPYLLIGIAEGFMELFSRMYQPLLLANLLRYFASNREEWDNKVYYCAAGIILLSFIDTFITHYTIHYTMHIGLKIRIACNALIYQKILKLSNSVLSNETSTGQMINFLSSDITRLESSLWDLHYIWIAPIQIVLITYIIFSEIGWSAVIGMSMFLLFIPFQALLAKKMAPLTLKSAERSDDRLRLMNQVITGMQVIKMYVWEIPFYNLVETARKREMSVIKKYSILKQVALTFDCYVPRLCLFITILAYILFGNYINAETVYLVTAYYNVLRNSMIFGFSMGLHQMVQALVSIRRLQNFMMHTEIVKTKQNLDQPVGDSFALRMTGVHAKWQSDDKNDSLCNINLTIPAKSFVAVIGPVGSSKSSFLQAILQELPLTSGSIESRGRINYVSQQPWIFPSSVMQNILFGQAMDKLRYDKVIKICQMESDVALLPHGDRTIVGEXGINLSGGQRARINLARAIYQDADIYLLDDPLSAVDSHVGKRLVDECICGYLKEKTRILVTHQLQYLHLVDHIIVMNNGSIEQQGTFDQLQAMGLDFMKVLKATDAKSEETKIEHTTSRRRSSAKYEINDNREISDIAAPETYETRAKGRMSSAVFFAYFKASKKPLIIALMMLLFILNQIISGGSDYFVAFWVNVESNSWQKGENDTMEFLWEGMLSRDSMIYIYSAMIAVIILLWQLQTIVYFTVCMWSSINLHSAMFHSILRTTMYFYNTNPAGRILNRFARDINIVDLMLSMCIFDIIVIGLISITVIVMIVAVTPWLAIPTIICGCIFIYLRMIYICTSRSIKRLEGTTRSPIFDLLGASLQGLTTIRASNAEEILMADLCNHQDLNSSAGFLFMSTSRAFGFYLDLLCQLYIGVVIVIFTAFDGLAVVGNIGLTITQIMGLTNMLQWGVRQTAELESQLTSIERILEYSHLQEEPMIDSKPETKPPDDWPTKGHVEFKDVSLKYSPTGIYVLRNISFNVMPKEKIGIVGRTGAGKSSLINALFRLACVEGEIYIDKVSTDAIALHDFRSKISIIPQEPFLFTGSLRQNLDPFDQYSDAVLWQALQDVELKETISEMAAGLNTKVSDEGSNFSVGQRQLLCLARAIIRNNRIMVLDEATANIDPYTDSLIQKTVRTKFLNCTVFTIAHRLNTIMDNDRIIVMNAGCLVEFDHPYVLLQLKGWFYSMVQQTGVSMAKNLVDIATKSFYEKRTVQKSPSR, from the exons ATGTTCAACAATCAACGAAAATATCCAGAGAATCCACGGCAAAATGCGAATGTAATCTCTCTTCTTACTTATTG GTGGACACGACATATCTTTCGGACTGGATACAGAAAAGAATTGGAAGAGACCGATATTTATGCTACTCTTATACAAGATAGAACTAGCTACTTAGGCGAAAGTATAAGGAAAACGtgggaaaaagaaataaaatcatgCACTAAAAGAAACAACCGCTCCAAGCCATTGCTAAAGGTACTGCTACGCTGTTTTGGAAAACCGTATCTGCTAATTGGGATAGCAGAAGGATTTATGGAATTATTCTCTAG AATGTATCAACCATTATTGCTTGCtaatttattacgttattttgCGAGCAACAGAGAAGAATGGgataataaagtatattacTGTGCAGCTGGCATAATACTGTTGTCATTTATAGATACttttattacacattataCTATACATTATACCATGCATATCGGATTGAAAATTAGAATAGCTTGTAATGCActaatttatcaaaaaatattgaagcttTCCAATTCTGTACTGAGTAATGAAACGTCTACTGGCCAA ATGATAAATTTTCTAAGTAGTGATATTACTAGATTGGAATCATCTTTATGGGATCTGCATTACATTTGGATTGCTCCTATACAAAtcgtattaattacatatattatattttccgaaatagGATGGTCAGCGGTGATAGGAATGTCGAtgtttttactatttattcCTTTTCAAG CGTTGTTGGCGAAAAAAATGGCACCTTTAACGCTTAAATCAGCAGAAAGATCAGACGATAGACTTAGGCTGATGAATCAAGTTATCACTGGAATgcaagtaataaaaatgtatgtttgGGAAATACCTTTCTACAATCTTGTGGAAACAGCGAGAAA GCGTGAGAtgagcgtaataaaaaagtattctaTCCTAAAACAAGTAGCTCTTACTTTCGATTGTTATGTACCACGACTTTGTCTTTTCATTACAATATTGGCATACATCCTGTTcggaaattatattaatgctgAAACAGTGTATTTAGTGACAGCGTACTACAATGTATTACGAAACTCAATGATCTTTGGATTTTCAATGG GTCTCCATCAGATGGTACAGGCTTTGGTCAGTATTCGTcgtttacaaaattttatgatGCACACGGAAATTGTTAAAACGAAACAAAATCTAGATCAGCCGGTTGGAGATTCATTCGCACTTCGTATGACAGGTGTCCATGCTAAGTGGCAGAGCGATGACAAAAATGATTCActgtgtaatataaatttgactATACCTGCCAAAAGCTTCGTAGCCGTGATTGGTCCAGTGGGTTCAAGTAAAAGTAGCTTCTTGCAAGCCATACTTCAGGAATTGCCTCTGACGAGCGGAAGCATTGAAAGTCGTGGCAGGATAAACTACGTCAGCCAACAGCCGTGGATCTTCCCCTCTTCTGTGATGCAAAACATCTTGTTTGGCCAAGCGATGGACAAATTACGTTACGATAAAGTAATCAAGATTTGTCAGATGGAGTCGGATGTGGCTTTACTTCCTCATGGCGATCGCACTATCGTAGGCG GAGGGATAAATCTGAGCGGTGGGCAACGCGCGAGAATCAATTTGGCACGAGCGATCTATCAGGACGCCGATATTTATTTGCTGGATGATCCGCTCTCCGCCGTGGATTCGCACGTTGGCAAACGCCTCGTCGACGAATGTATTTGCGGCTATCTAAAG GAAAAAACAAGGATATTAGTAACACATCAACTGCAGTATCTGCATTTGGTCGACCATATCATCGTGATGAACAATGGTAGTATCGAGCAACAAGGGACTTTTGATCAGTTACAAGCAATGGGCCTCGATTTCATGAAAGTATTGAAAGCGACGGATGCAAAGTCGGAGGAAACCAAAATTGAACATACCACAAGTCGACGACGAAGCTCagcaaaatatgaaataaatgataacaGAGAAATCTCGGACATTGCAGCACCTGAAACATACGAGACGAGAGCAAAGGGTCGCATGTCGTCGGCGGTGTTTTTTGCTTATTTCAAGGCAAGCAAAAAACCCTTAATTATTGCACTAATGATGCTGCTTTTCATACTGAACCAAATAATATCTGGTGGTAGCGATTACTTCGTCGCGTTTTGGGTAAATGTCGAATCAAATTCATGGCAGAAAGGTGAGAACGATACAATGGAATTTCTCTGGGAGGGTATGCTATCTCGTGATTCTATGATCTACATATACAGTGCTATGATAGCAGTCATCATATTGCTCTGGCAGCTCCAGacgattgtgtatttcaccGTATGCATGTGGTCCTCCATTAATTTACACTCTGCCATGTTCCATAGCATATTACGCACTACAATGTATTTCTATAATACAAATCCAGCTGGCCGTATACTAAACAg gTTTGCTAGAGATATCAATATCGTCGATTTAATGTTGTCGATGtgtatatttgatattatagtCATTGGACTTATATCAATCACAGTAATAGTCATGATCGTAGCTGTTACCCCATGGTTGGCCATACCTACAATAATTTGTggttgcatttttatttatcttcgcatgatatatatttgcacTAGCCGTAGTATCAAACGTCTAGAAGGGACAA caCGCTCACCGATTTTTGATCTTCTCGGAGCATCGTTGCAAGGCCTGACAACAATAAGAGCTTCCAATGCTGAAGAGATATTAATGGCGGATTTATGTAATCATCAAGATCTTAATTCATCTGCCGGCTTTCTTTTCATGAGCACTTCACGAGCCTTTGGTTTTTACCTTGACTTGCTCTGTCAGCTTTACATCGGGGTGGTAATTGTCATCTTTACGGCCTTTGATGGTTTGGCCGTTGTGGGTAACATCGGTCTAACAATCACGCAGATCATGGGACTGACAAATATGTTGCAATGGGGAGTCAGACAAACGGCTGAATTAGAAAGCCAATTAACATCAATCGAAAGGATTCTCGAATACAGTCACTTGCAAGAGGAGCCGATGATCGACAGTAAGCCGGAAACGAAACCGCCGGACGATTGGCCGACAAAGGGTCATGTAGAATTCAAGGACGTGAGTCTGAAGTACAGTCCTACAGGCATTTACGTCCTCAGAAATATCAGCTTTAATGTCATGCCGAAGGAGAAGATTGGTATCGTCGGTCGAACCGGCGCGGGCAAGTCGTCTCTAATCAACGCTCTCTTCCGTTTAGCTTGCGTTGAAGGCGAAATCTATATAGATAAAGTTTCCACTGACGCTATTGCTTTGCACGATTTTCGCTCAAAGATTAGTATCATTCCTCAAGAGCCGTTCCTATTTACTGGCAGCCTGCGACAAAATCTTGATCCTTTTGATCAATATTCAGATGCCGTGCTTTGGCAGGCTCTTCAGGATGTCGAGTTGAAAGAAACAATTTCCGAGATGGCAGCTGGACTGAATACCAAGGTGTCGGACGAGGGATCGAACTTCAGTGTTGGTCAACGACAACTGTTGTGTCTCGCACGCGCTATTATTAGGAATAATCGTATCATGGTGTTAGACGAGGCGACTGCCAATATCGATCCTTATACAGATTCCCTCATACAAAAAACAGTTAGAACGAAATTTCTAAACTGTACTGTGTTCACCATAGCTCACAGATTAAATACCATTATGGATAACGACAGAATAATTGTAATGAATGCTGGATGTCTTGTG GAATTTGATCATCCATATGTTCTTTTACAACTGAAAGGATGGTTTTACAGTATGGTGCAACAGACTGGTGTTTCGATGGCTAAAAATCTTGTCGACATAGCTACAAAA AGTTTCTATGAGAAACGTACCGTCCAAAAGTCACCATCGAGATAA
- the LOC113562117 gene encoding uncharacterized protein LOC113562117 isoform X1: MDLKEGGLCKPSSPERRLRLRKDKESADNKTRLSTSNDKCEKNDTTCTSQSQCDDDSILDFKSPKRMYSVQPTIISSNKYTNKSKKKPIPHSKSKPINNDKKIEGKPSHSRKILHDVQQPPIESSFFKSEKKADPADVKTACVCPLCFKNFKDESSQAIHMKSCAIKNNVSTKKLMVAVELQERQAAERKSLGLLSAPALQEKKKPAPRKLASHDDPDLQLALALSKSLHEKEEMEEWVNK; the protein is encoded by the exons ATGGATCTTAAAGAAGGTGGGTTATGTAAGCCTAGTAGTCCAGAGAGGAGATTACGGTTAAGGAAAGATAAAgaaag TGCAGATAATAAGACTCGTCTTTCTACTTCCAATGACAAGTGTGAAAAGAATGATACAACTTGTACATCACAGTCTCAATGTGACGATGATAGTATACTGGACTTCAAATCACCGAAAAGAATGTATTCTGTGCAACCAACAATTATTAGCAGTAATAAGTACACGAATAAGTCGAAAAAAAAGCCGATACCCCACTCTAAATCGAAACCCATTAACAACGACAAAAAAATCGAGGGCAAACCGTCACATAGTAGGAAAATTTTACACGATGTACAACAGCCACCGATCGAATCATCGTTTTTCAAATCGGAGAAAAAAGCAGACCCAGCTGATGTGAAAACAGCTTGCGTGTGTCCGTTATGTTTTAAGAACTTCAAAGATGAAAGCTCGCAAGCTATACATATGAAGAGCTGTgcgataaaaaataacgtGTCGACGAAGAAGCTGATGGTTGCGGTGGAACTGCAAGAGCGGCAGGCTGCGGAGAGGAAGTCATTGGGTTTACTTTCCGCCCCTGCGTtacaagagaagaagaaacctGCTCCGCGTAAATTG GCGTCCCACGACGACCCCGATCTTCAGCTTGCTTTAGCACTTTCCAAATCCTTACATGAAAAAGAGGAGATGGAAGAATGGGTGAACAAATGA
- the LOC113562117 gene encoding uncharacterized protein LOC113562117 isoform X2: MDLKEGGLCKPSSPERRLRLRKDKESADNKTRLSTSNDKCEKNDTTCTSQSQCDDDSILDFKSPKRMYSVQPTIISSNKYTNKSKKKPIPHSKSKPINNDKKIEGKPSHSRKILHDVQQPPIESSFFKSEKKADPADVKTACVCPLCFKNFKDESSQAIHMKSCAIKNNVSTKKLMVAVELQERQAAERKSLGLLSAPALQEKKKPAPRKLVCFSRRPTTTPIFSLL; the protein is encoded by the exons ATGGATCTTAAAGAAGGTGGGTTATGTAAGCCTAGTAGTCCAGAGAGGAGATTACGGTTAAGGAAAGATAAAgaaag TGCAGATAATAAGACTCGTCTTTCTACTTCCAATGACAAGTGTGAAAAGAATGATACAACTTGTACATCACAGTCTCAATGTGACGATGATAGTATACTGGACTTCAAATCACCGAAAAGAATGTATTCTGTGCAACCAACAATTATTAGCAGTAATAAGTACACGAATAAGTCGAAAAAAAAGCCGATACCCCACTCTAAATCGAAACCCATTAACAACGACAAAAAAATCGAGGGCAAACCGTCACATAGTAGGAAAATTTTACACGATGTACAACAGCCACCGATCGAATCATCGTTTTTCAAATCGGAGAAAAAAGCAGACCCAGCTGATGTGAAAACAGCTTGCGTGTGTCCGTTATGTTTTAAGAACTTCAAAGATGAAAGCTCGCAAGCTATACATATGAAGAGCTGTgcgataaaaaataacgtGTCGACGAAGAAGCTGATGGTTGCGGTGGAACTGCAAGAGCGGCAGGCTGCGGAGAGGAAGTCATTGGGTTTACTTTCCGCCCCTGCGTtacaagagaagaagaaacctGCTCCGCGTAAATTG GTGTGCTTTTCCAGGCGTCCCACGACGACCCCGATCTTCAGCTTGCTTTAG
- the LOC113562000 gene encoding eukaryotic translation initiation factor 5-like isoform X1 — MGSVNVNRNVSDAFYRYKMPRIQAKVEGKGNGIKTVIVNMVDVAKAIGRPATYPTLYFGCELGVQIQFDFRNERFIVNGSHDATTLQDLLDGFIRKYVLCPACDNPETELMVSLKRGAIFQDCKACSHHGRIMERNHKLNTYILKNPPSLNSAVQGSSLTEGNRSKHVNEEAATAATAVTANDNDQSGSLENELNNSADIVVEPPPERTVRNKLTKKGYLTMTSKTILILLGAIAIAASAIPTVTTASPRKRQEPSQTSEEIRKTIEKTTEGEQLIVIDDEQNNFSNLKINNSYEQKTTEGEQLIVIDDEQNNFSNLKINNSYEQKTTEGEQLIVIDDEQNNFSNLKINNSYEQKTTEGEQLIVIDDEQNNFSNLKINNSYEQKTTEGEQLIVIDDEQNNFINLKINNSFEQKTTEGEQLIVIDDEQNNFINFKTSNSYEQKTTEGEQLIVIDDEQNNFSNLKMSNSNEQDQDITTPSPETKERGRISTATFLGILAGQAILIIIICQTCGGSCIGILLIGVLIISAFGLIVSYFY, encoded by the exons ATGGGGAGCGTGAATGTTAACCGCAATGTCAGTGATGCCTTCTACCGTTACAAGATGCCGCGGATTCAAGCAAAAGTGGAGGGCAAGGGAAATGGCATCAAAACGGTAATTGTTAACATGGTGGACGTAGCAAAGGCGATCGGCCGTCCAGCCACATATCCAACCCTATACTTTGGCTGCGAACTGGGTGTCCAGATACAATTCGACTTCAGGAATGAACGCTTTATCGTTAACGGTTCGCACGATGCCACAACACTTCAGGATTTGCTGGACGGTTTTATCCGGAAATATGTTCTCTGCCCTGCTTGCGACAATCCGGAAACCGAGCTGATGGTCAGCTTAAAGAGGGGCGCAATTTTCCAAGATTGCAAGGCTTGCAGCCATCATGGTCGCATCATGGAGCGCAACCACAAATTGAACACGTACATTCTAAAAAATCCGCCAAGCTTGAATTCAGCAGTGCAAGGTAGTTCATTAACGGAAGGCAATCGCTCGAAACATGTCAACGAAGAAGCTGCGACTGCGGCCACTGCTGTCACTGCCAACGACAATGATCAATCTGGTTCTCTGGAAAATGAGCTCAACAACTCTGCAGACATCGTGGTGGAACCACCGCCTGAAAGAACG GTGAGGAATAAACTAACAAAGAAAGGATACTTAACAATGACAAGTAAAAcaatcttaatattattaggGGCAATTGCTATAGCTGCTAGTGCAATACCAACAGTAACCACTGCAAGTCCACGTAAAAGACAAGAACCATCACAAACAtcagaagaaataagaaaaacaattgaaaaaacAACTGAAGGAGAACAATTAATTGTCATTGATGATGAACAAAACAATTtcagtaatttaaaaataaataatagttatGAACAAAAAACAACTGAAGGAGAACAATTAATTGTCATTGATGATGAACAAAACAATTtcagtaatttaaaaataaataatagttatGAACAAAAAACAACTGAAGGAGAACAATTAATTGTCATTGATGATGAACAAAACAATTtcagtaatttaaaaataaataatagttatGAACAAAAAACAACTGAAGGAGAACAATTAATTGTCATTGATGATGAACAAAACAATTtcagtaatttaaaaataaataatagttatGAACAAAAAACAACTGAAGGAGAACAATTAATTGTCATTGATGATGAACaaaacaatttcattaatttaaaaataaataatagttttgAACAAAAAACAACTGAAGGAGAACAATTAATTGTCATTGATGATGAACaaaacaatttcattaattttaaaacaagTAATAGTTATGAACAAAAAACAACTGAAGGAGAACAATTAATTGTCATTGATGATGAACAAAACAATTtcagtaatttaaaaatgagtAATAGTAATGAACAAGATCAAGATATAACTACTCCATCACCTGAAACAAAAGAAAGAGGCAGAATTTCTACTGCAACTTTTCTAGGAATATTAGCAGGTCAagcaatattgataataattatttgtcaaACATGTGGAGGATCATGTATAGGTATCCTATTAATTGGTGTTCTTATTATAAGTGCCTTTGGTCTTATAGTTAGTTATTTTTACtaa
- the LOC113562000 gene encoding eukaryotic translation initiation factor 5-like isoform X2 codes for MGSVNVNRNVSDAFYRYKMPRIQAKVEGKGNGIKTVIVNMVDVAKAIGRPATYPTLYFGCELGVQIQFDFRNERFIVNGSHDATTLQDLLDGFIRKYVLCPACDNPETELMVSLKRGAIFQDCKACSHHGRIMERNHKLNTYILKNPPSLNSAVQGSSLTEGNRSKHVNEEAATAATAVTANDNDQSGSLENELNNSADIVVEPPPERTGQLL; via the exons ATGGGGAGCGTGAATGTTAACCGCAATGTCAGTGATGCCTTCTACCGTTACAAGATGCCGCGGATTCAAGCAAAAGTGGAGGGCAAGGGAAATGGCATCAAAACGGTAATTGTTAACATGGTGGACGTAGCAAAGGCGATCGGCCGTCCAGCCACATATCCAACCCTATACTTTGGCTGCGAACTGGGTGTCCAGATACAATTCGACTTCAGGAATGAACGCTTTATCGTTAACGGTTCGCACGATGCCACAACACTTCAGGATTTGCTGGACGGTTTTATCCGGAAATATGTTCTCTGCCCTGCTTGCGACAATCCGGAAACCGAGCTGATGGTCAGCTTAAAGAGGGGCGCAATTTTCCAAGATTGCAAGGCTTGCAGCCATCATGGTCGCATCATGGAGCGCAACCACAAATTGAACACGTACATTCTAAAAAATCCGCCAAGCTTGAATTCAGCAGTGCAAGGTAGTTCATTAACGGAAGGCAATCGCTCGAAACATGTCAACGAAGAAGCTGCGACTGCGGCCACTGCTGTCACTGCCAACGACAATGATCAATCTGGTTCTCTGGAAAATGAGCTCAACAACTCTGCAGACATCGTGGTGGAACCACCGCCTGAAAGAACG gGGCAATTGCTATAG